Proteins from a genomic interval of Channa argus isolate prfri chromosome 11, Channa argus male v1.0, whole genome shotgun sequence:
- the LOC137136170 gene encoding cilia- and flagella-associated protein 157-like, with the protein MAFLLCRCQLKCDELEEKNKDFTSQYTALEKDKKNITAILKLSVAAKEKKVDNLVKLLENQQQTAEKEREVLELQHSQQKQTLEEQIDKINSENMIYGETENCKNMLNAMCKIYNGMVLPSTIVASVVLPSVAKIEELKEQLVQLMEQLQDLESAKQRLVSQKEEYDAAIHLLKNENEWKKAKMLEDMRDRMDNLLKAKILDVIEEERAHYGKCMEQVHFLQSDSMLLLKENDALHNRNRDLCAQSDNLKEEFDKIKQMMICGRKEVVQLSENCQQVKAEVEDWRITHQDKLAQIKGFRLNVHPFPLLMPKLHTHQSARTLVNNKPTVELSSV; encoded by the exons ATGGCCTTTCTGTTGTGCAGATGTCAGCTTAAATGTGATGAGCTggaagaaaagaacaaagactTCACCTCTCAGTACACTGCATTGGAGAAGGACAAGAAAAACATCACTGCCATCCTGAAACTCTCAGtggctgcaaaagaaaagaaggtaGATAATCTTGTTAAGCTACTGGAgaatcagcagcagacagcagaaaaagaaagagaggtcCTGGAGCTGCAGCACAGCCAGCAGAAACAGACGCTAGAGGAGCAGATCGACAAAATTAACTCGGAGAACATGATATATGGTGAGACTG aaaactgtaaaaatatgttgaatgcaatgtgtaaaatatataatgGGATGGTTTTACCGAGCACAATTGTTGCCTCTGTTGTTCTGCCCTCAGTGGCAAAGATTGAGGAGCTGAAAGAGCAGTTGGTGCAGCTGatggagcagctgcaggacTTGGAGTCTGCAAAGCAGCGGCTGGTCAGTCAGAAGGAGGAGTATGACGCGGCCATCCACCTCCTCAAGAACGAAAATGAGTGGAAGAAGGCAAA GATGCTCGAGGACATGCGTGACAGAATGGATAATTTGTTGAAGGCAAAGATCTTAGACGTCATTGAAGAGGAGAGAGCTCACTACGGGAAGTGCATGGAGCAGGTCCACTTCCTGCAGAGTGACAGTatgctgctgctgaaggagaATGATGCCCTGCATAACAGAAACAGAGATCTGTGTGCTCAGAGCGACAACCTAAAGGAAGAGTTTGACAAGATTAAACAGATGATGATCTGTGGAAGAAAG GAGGTGGTGCAGCTGTCGGAGAATTGCCAGCAGGTGAAGGCGGAAGTAGAGGACTGGAGAATCACTCACCAGGACAAACTGGCTCAGATAAAAGGGTTCAGGTTAAACGTTCATCCCTTTCCCCTCTTAATGCCGAAGCTCCACACTCACCAATCAGCCAGGACATTAGTCAATAATAAACCCACAGTAGAATTATCCAGTGTCTGA
- the LOC137136221 gene encoding glutathione S-transferase theta-1-like isoform X2, whose amino-acid sequence MELYLDLVSQPCRSVFLFAKVAGIPFEFKPVDLAAGHHFSEEFGKISILRKVPVMKDGSFILTESVAILKYMAQKYSSSVADNWYPAGLQQRACVNEYLAWQHTNLRLHGSKVFLLRSLFPIIMGSEAPKEKMDAALEDLKQSLNQLEEKFLQNRSFIVGDKISLADLVAIVEIMQPVGSGLDVFEGRPKLIAWRERVKKALGEKLFDEAHAAIMNASSLPQKMMQDKSKLEMLKPRQAEQILQKATSPIFNLLSMALVYHPEESFLIRRSDMIIWR is encoded by the exons ATGGAGCTCTATCTCGACCTGGTTTCCCAGCCCTGCCGCTCCGTCTTCCTGTTTGCCAAGGTGGCCGGGATTCCCTTTGAGTTCAAACCTGTGGACCTCGCTGCCG gACATCATTTCAGCGAGGAGTTTGGAAAAATCAGCATTCTTAGGAAGGTACCTGTCATGAAGGATGGAAGTTTCATTCTGACAGAAAG tgttgCAATCCTGAAGTACATGGCACAGAAATACTCATCGTCCGTTGCAGATAACTGGTATCCAGCTGGCCTGCAGCAGAGAGCCTGTGTTAATGAGTATCTGGCCTGGCAGCACACAAACCTCAGACTGCATGGTTCAAAGGTCTTCTTGCTCAGG AGTTTATTTCCCATCATCATGGGCTCTGAGGCCCCGAAGGAGAAGATGGACGCTGCTCTAGAGGATCTGAAGCAGTCACTCAACCAGCTGGAGGAGAAGTTCCTGCAAAACAGATCGTTCATCGTTGGCGACAAAATCTCTCTGGCTGATCTGGTGGCAATAGTTGAGATCATGCAG CCCGTTGGAAGTGGCCTGGATGTGTTTGAAGGCCGGCCGAAGCTGATCGCCTGGAGAGAGCGAGTGAAGAAGGCGCTGGGCGAGAAGCTGTTTGACGAAGCTCATGCGGCGATCATGAATGCGAGCAGCCTGCCGCAGAAGATGATGCAGGACAAAAGCAAGCTGGAGATGCTCAAACCAAG acAGGCTGAGCAAATCCTTCAAAAGGCAacgtcaccaattttcaacttgctctctatggctttagtttatcACCCAGAGGAGTCTTTCCTCATCAGGAGGTCAGATATGATCATCTGGAGGTGA
- the LOC137136221 gene encoding glutathione S-transferase theta-1-like isoform X1, which translates to MELYLDLVSQPCRSVFLFAKVAGIPFEFKPVDLAAGHHFSEEFGKISILRKVPVMKDGSFILTESVAILKYMAQKYSSSVADNWYPAGLQQRACVNEYLAWQHTNLRLHGSKVFLLRSLFPIIMGSEAPKEKMDAALEDLKQSLNQLEEKFLQNRSFIVGDKISLADLVAIVEIMQPVGSGLDVFEGRPKLIAWRERVKKALGEKLFDEAHAAIMNASSLPQKMMQDKSKLEMLKPRTFAPFKLPLPGGRRTCGQLQDTGHVIFHTGRRVKKRIGGSSYTESQKNPEHQQRGGGGGGRCRAVRCSVYVSTKPPSWSGSRASGSAH; encoded by the exons ATGGAGCTCTATCTCGACCTGGTTTCCCAGCCCTGCCGCTCCGTCTTCCTGTTTGCCAAGGTGGCCGGGATTCCCTTTGAGTTCAAACCTGTGGACCTCGCTGCCG gACATCATTTCAGCGAGGAGTTTGGAAAAATCAGCATTCTTAGGAAGGTACCTGTCATGAAGGATGGAAGTTTCATTCTGACAGAAAG tgttgCAATCCTGAAGTACATGGCACAGAAATACTCATCGTCCGTTGCAGATAACTGGTATCCAGCTGGCCTGCAGCAGAGAGCCTGTGTTAATGAGTATCTGGCCTGGCAGCACACAAACCTCAGACTGCATGGTTCAAAGGTCTTCTTGCTCAGG AGTTTATTTCCCATCATCATGGGCTCTGAGGCCCCGAAGGAGAAGATGGACGCTGCTCTAGAGGATCTGAAGCAGTCACTCAACCAGCTGGAGGAGAAGTTCCTGCAAAACAGATCGTTCATCGTTGGCGACAAAATCTCTCTGGCTGATCTGGTGGCAATAGTTGAGATCATGCAG CCCGTTGGAAGTGGCCTGGATGTGTTTGAAGGCCGGCCGAAGCTGATCGCCTGGAGAGAGCGAGTGAAGAAGGCGCTGGGCGAGAAGCTGTTTGACGAAGCTCATGCGGCGATCATGAATGCGAGCAGCCTGCCGCAGAAGATGATGCAGGACAAAAGCAAGCTGGAGATGCTCAAACCAAG GACATTTGCACCGTTTAAGCTGCCGCTGCCGGGGGGACGGAGGACGTGTGGGCAGCTGCAGGACACTGGACACGTGATCTTTCACACAGGAAGAAGAGTCAAGAAACGAATCGGAGGCTCCTCTTAcacagaaagtcagaaaaacCCCGAGCatcagcagagaggaggaggaggaggaggaagatgccGTGCAGTAAGGTGCTCCGTCTATGTCAGTACGAAACCACCAAGCTGGTCCGGATCCAGAGCGTCCGGCTCGGCTCATTGA
- the LOC137136171 gene encoding P2X purinoceptor 7-like: PGGELGHHKGERCNSGPPARGRGHGLGCGRLQRTPGQKLLLCGDQCHCDEESEAGKVSREVFIFQVPHKDRLCRTDKDCKKGAWDELSHGIQTGSCVKFDVLRKTCEISAWCPVETKTNPPRPAVLAAAENFTVLIKNNIRFPAFNFIRRNILPKMDSGYLRRCQRANDLLCPIFRLGDIVREAGENFTEIAVEGNKSRMMLVVLSKRPTKNETANEGSWQRQLLSAGGSKCRVSVASVIGGVIGILIKWDCNLDLLMHSCLPKYSFRRLDEKESNRTLYPGLNFRYAKYNTVNGVEERTLYKAFGIRFDVMVFGQAGKFSFIQLILYIGSTLSYYALTTVFIDWLIGTSCYSAEVGQNYSQKKVEALQDNQKCILCVSYVDEKNIRLVKRSLKKSLQDLKPISALPRKEDMGHLRAVLCLLRPDVERNHDVQPPVDRKPEPQPKPSPPSWCKCGCCSPSSLPQEELCCRRSEGACLTSSPLFGPLVLCRSLVEAVVLYQDPLSPRADRDQTTALRHCAYRQYISWRFGVPPKETHPVIPSCCVWRIREEYPRPDGRYSGFTPVRTVSMQACANGDV, translated from the exons CCTGGTGGTGAGCTCGGTCACCACAAAGGTGAAAGGTGTAACTCAGGCCCACCTGCCCGGGGTCGGGGACATGGTCTGGGATGTGGCAGACTACAGCGGACCCCAG gACAAAAACTCCTTCTTTGTGGTGACCAATGTCATTGTGACGAAGAATCAGAAGCAGGGAAAGTGTCCAGAG AAGTGTTTATATTCCAGGTCCCCCATAAGGACAGATTGTGTCGGACTGATAAGGACTGTAAGAAAGGAGCCTGGGACGAGCTGAGTCATG GGATTCAGACGGGATCATGTGTAAAGTTTGATGTGTTGAGGAAAACCTGTGAGATTTCAGCGTGGTGTCCTGTAGAAACCAAGACGAATCCTCCGAG GCCTGCTGTTCTGGCTGCAGCTGAGAACTTCACAGTGCTCATCAAGAACAACATCAGGTTCCCTGCATTCAACTTCATTCG aaggAACATCCTCCCAAAGATGGACAGCGGCTACCTGAGGAGGTGCCAGAGAGCAAACGACTTACTGTGTCCAATCTTCCGACTGGGGGACATTGTTCGAGAAGCCGGGGAAAACTTCACTGAAATAGCAGTAGAG GGAAATAAAAGTAGGATGATGCTTGTTGTTCTCAGCAAGAGACCAACTAAAAATGAAACTGCTAATGAAGGAAGCTGGCAAAGACAGCTTCTTTCAGCTGGTGGATCAAAGTGCAGAGTCAGCGTTGCCAGTGTTATA GGGGGCGTCATCGGCATCCTGATCAAATGGGACTGCAACCTGGACCTGCTCATGCACTCCTGCTTGCCCAAATACTCCTTCAGACGGCTGGACGAGAAGGAGAGCAACAGGACTCTGTATCCCGGCCTTAACTTCAG ATATGCAAAATACAACACAGTGAATGGCGTGGAGGAGCGAACACTGTATAAAGCCTTTGGGATCAGGTTCGATGTCATGGTGTTTGGACAg gcGGGAAAGTTCAGCTTCATTCAGCTCATCCTCTACATCGGATCAACACTGTCGTACTACGCTCTG ACAACCGTGTTTATCGACTGGCTGATTGGAACCAGCTGTTATTCTGCAGAGGTCGGACAGAACTACTCGCAGAAGAAGGTGGAGGCACTTCAAGACAACCAGAAG TGCATCCTCTGCGTTTCGTACGTTGATGAGAAAAACATTCGACTGGTGAAGAGGTCACTGAAGAAAAGTTTACAAGACCTGAAACCGATATCTGCTCTGCCACGTAAG GAGGACATGGGACACCTGAGAGCTGTCCTGTGTCTGCTACGGCCAGATGTTGAACGGAATCATGACGTTCAGCCTCCCGTCGACCGTAAACCTGAACCGCAGCCCAAACCTTCTCCCCCATCCTGGTGTAAATGTGGCTGctgctctccctcctccctcccacaGGAGGAGCTGTGCTGCAGGCGGAGTGAAGGTGCTTGCCTCACCTCCTCTCCCCTCTTTGGGCCGTTGGTGTTATGTCGCTCCCTGGTGGAGGCCGTGGTTCTTTACCAGGACCCTCTGTCTCCACGCGCTGATCGAGATCAAACCACCGCCCTGCGTCACTGTGCCTACAGACAGTACATCAGCTGGAGGTTTGGGGTCCCACCTAAGGAAACCCACCCTGTCATCcccagctgctgtgtgtggagAATCAGGGAGGAGTACCCGAGGCCAGATGGACGGTACAGTGGCTTCACACCTGTCAGGACGGTGTCCATGCAGGCCTGTGCCAATGGGGACGTTTGA
- the LOC137136603 gene encoding probable G-protein coupled receptor 21: protein MNSSSNVNQSGSPLFCLLGAVGYSHALDTCVLEVAVILFLTVLIIAGNLVVIFVFHCAPLLHHHTTSHFIQTMAYADLLVGVSCLVPSLSLLHYLGSLNEELTCKVFGYMVSVLKSVSMASLACISVDRYIAITRPLSYATLVTPCRLRVCIVLIWVYSASIFLPSFFGWGKPGYHGDIFQWCADSWKTNPAFSTFIVVLLYAPAALTVCFTYGSIFKICRQHTREITQRHARFSSQKEGDKGERGERCEGCPDKRYAMVLFRITSVFYVLWMPYILYFLLESAGLYHHNVASFLTTWLAISNSFCNCLIYSLSNSVFRKGLGRLFSPLFPSCLGCADAKKAPAPASPRPDPPCQV from the coding sequence ATGAACTCTTCTTCTAATGTGAACCAAAGCGGCTCTCCCCTGTTCTGCCTGCTGGGTGCCGTGGGTTATTCCCACGCCCTGGATACCTGCGTGCTGGAGGTGGCCGTCATTCTCTTCCTCACGGTGCTCATCATCGCTGGCAACCTGGTGGTGATCTTTGTCTTCCATTGTGCCCCGCTGCTGCACCACCACACCACCAGCCACTTCATTCAGACCATGGCCTATGCCGATCTGCTGGTGGGCGTCAGCTGCCTGGTGCCCTCACTATCCCTCCTGCACTACCTCGGAAGCCTGAATGAGGAGCTCACCTGTAAGGTGTTTGGGTACATGGTTTCTGTGCTGAAGAGCGTCTCCATGGCCTCACTGGCATGCATCAGTGTGGACCGCTACATCGCCATCACCCGCCCGCTGTCGTATGCCACCCTCGTAACGCCATGCAGGCTAAGGGTGTGCATTGTCCTCATTTGGGTTTATTCTGCCTCGATCTTCCTGCCGTCCTTCTTCGGTTGGGGGAAACCGGGATACCATGGGGACATATTCCAGTGGTGCGCAGACTCCTGGAAGACCAACCCGGCGTTCAGCACTTTCATTGTGGTGCTGCTCTATGCGCCGGCAGCACTAACTGTCTGCTTCACCTATGGGAGTATATTCAAGATCTGCCGGCAGCACACCAGGGAGATCACCCAGCGCCATGCCCGCTTCAGCTCGCAGAAAGAGGGTGACAAAGGTGAGCGGGGCGAGCGGTGCGAGGGCTGTCCGGACAAACGCTATGCCATGGTGCTCTTTCGGATCACCAGTGTCTTCTATGTGCTGTGGATGCCCTACATCCTTTACTTTCTCCTAGAGAGTGCTGGCCTGTATCACCACAATGTGGCGTCATTTCTCACAACGTGGTTGGCGATTAGCAATAGCTTCTGTAACTGTCTCATCTACAGCCTCTCAAACAGTGTCTTCCGGAAAGGTCTAGGCCGCCTCTTTAGCCCGTTGTTTCCTTCCTGCCTCGGCTGTGCAGATGCCAAAAAGGCTCCAGCTCCTGCCAGCCCACGACCAGATCCTCCATGCCAAGTATGA